The following are encoded together in the Equus quagga isolate Etosha38 chromosome 1, UCLA_HA_Equagga_1.0, whole genome shotgun sequence genome:
- the IFFO1 gene encoding non-homologous end joining factor IFFO1 isoform X3, translated as MNPLFGPNLFLLQQEQQGLAGPLGDPLGGDHFAGGGDVPPAPLAPAGPAPYSPPGPGPAPPAAMALRNDLGSNINVLKTLNLRFRCFLAKVHELERRNRLLEKQLQQALEEGKQGRRGLARRDQAVQTGFVSPIRPLGLPLGARPAAVCSPSARVLGSPARSPAGPLAPSAAGHSSPSTSTSTAYSSSARFMPGTIWSFSHARRLGPGLEPTLVQGPGLSWVHPDGVGVQIDTITPEIRALYNVLAKVKRERDEYKRRWEEEYTVRIQLQERVNELQEEAQEADACQEELAMKVEQLKAELVVFKGLMSNNLSELDTKIQEKAMKVDMDICRRIDITAKLCDVAQQRNCEDMIKMFQKKLSLHLSPIKVPSMGGRKRERKAAIEEDTSLSESDGPRQPDGDEEESTALSINEEMQRMLNQLREYDFEDDCDSLTWEETEETLLLWEDFSGYAMAAAEAQGEQEDSLEKVIKDTESLFKTREKEYQETIDQIELELATAKNDMNRHLHEYMEMCSMKRGLDVQMETCRRLITQSGDRKSPAFTAVPLSDPPPPPPSETDDSDRDVSSDSSMR; from the exons ATGAATCCGTTATTCGGCCCCAACCTCTTCCTCCtacagcaggagcagcagggcctGGCCGGGCCGCTGGGGGACCCCCTGGGAGGCGACCACTTCGCCGGGGGAGGGGACGTGCCCCCGGCGCCGCTCGCCCCGGCCGGCCCGGCCCCCTACTCGCCGCCCGGGCCGGGCCCGGCGCCCCCCGCCGCCATGGCGCTCCGCAACGACCTGGGCTCCAACATCAACGTGCTCAAGACGCTGAACCTCCGGTTTCGCTGCTTCCTGGCCAAGGTGCACGAGCTGGAGCGCCGCAACCGGCTGCTGGAGAAGCAGCTGCAGCAGGCGCTGGAGGAGGGTAAGCAGGGCCGGCGGGGCCTGGCTCGCCGCGACCAGGCCGTCCAGACCGGCTTCGTCAGCCCCATCCGGCCCCTGGGGCTGCCTCTGGGCGCCCGGCCGGCTGCCGTCTGCTCCCCGTCGGCGCGGGTGCTGGGCTCGCCCGCGCGCTCGCCGGCCGGCCCCCTCGCGCCCTCCGCCGCCGGCCACTCGTCGCCCTCCACTTCCACCTCCACCGCCTACTCCTCGTCGGCCCGCTTCATGCCCGGCACCATCTGGTCCTTCTCTCACGCCCGCCGGCTCGGGCCGGGACTGGAGCCCACCTTGGTGCAAGGGCCTGGCTTGTCGTGGGTGCACCCCGACGGGGTGGGCGTCCAGATCGACACCATCACCCCTGAGATCCGCGCGCTCTACAACGTGTTGGCCAAAGTGAAGCGCGAGCGGGACGAGTACAAGCGGAG GTGGGAAGAAGAGTACACTGTGCGGATACAGCTGCAGGAGCGAGTGAACGAGCTCCAAGAG GAAGCCCAAGAGGCTGATGCCTGCCAAGAGGAGCTGGCGATGAAGGTGGAGCAACTGAAAGCTGAGCTGGTGGTCTTCAAGGGGCTCATGAGCAAC AACCTGTCAGAGCTGGACACAAAGATCCAGGAGAAGGCCATGAAAGTCGATATGGATATCTGCCGCCGCATCGACATCACCGCCAAGCTGTGTGACGTGGCGCAGCAGCGCAACTGCGAGGACATGATCAAGATGTTCCAG AAGAAGCTG TCTCTGCACTTGTCTCCCATTAAGGTCCCATCCATGGGGGGGCGGAAGCGGGAGCGCAAGGCTGCCATCGAGGAGGACACCTCCCTGTCGGAGAGTGACGGGCCCCGCCAGCCCGATGGGGATGAGGAGGAGAGCACAGCCCTCAGCATCAACGAGGAGATGCAGCGCATGCTCAACCAGCT GAGGGAGTATGATTTTGAGGACGACTGTGACAGCCTGACTTGGGAGGAGACTGAGGAGACCCTGCTGCTGTGGGAGGATTTCTCAGGCTATGCCATGGcagctgcagaggcccagggagag CAGGAAGACAGTTTGGAGAAGGTGATTAAAGATACCGAGTCCCTCTTCAAAACCCGGGAGAAAGAGTATCAGGAAACCATTGACCAGATAGAG CTGGAGCTGGCCACGGCCAAGAATGACATGAACCGGCACCTGCACGAGTACATGGAGATGTGCAGCATGAAGCGAGGCCTGGACGTGCAGATGGAGACTTGCCGCCGGCTCATCACCCAGTCTGGAGACCG aaagtcTCCTGCTTTCACTGCGGTCCCGCTTAGCGacccgccgccgccaccgccaaGCGAGACTGATGACTCCGATCGCGATGTCTCATCTGATAGCTCCATGAGATAG
- the IFFO1 gene encoding non-homologous end joining factor IFFO1 isoform X6: MNPLFGPNLFLLQQEQQGLAGPLGDPLGGDHFAGGGDVPPAPLAPAGPAPYSPPGPGPAPPAAMALRNDLGSNINVLKTLNLRFRCFLAKVHELERRNRLLEKQLQQALEEGKQGRRGLARRDQAVQTGFVSPIRPLGLPLGARPAAVCSPSARVLGSPARSPAGPLAPSAAGHSSPSTSTSTAYSSSARFMPGTIWSFSHARRLGPGLEPTLVQGPGLSWVHPDGVGVQIDTITPEIRALYNVLAKVKRERDEYKRRWEEEYTVRIQLQERVNELQEEAQEADACQEELAMKVEQLKAELVVFKGLMSNNLSELDTKIQEKAMKVDMDICRRIDITAKLCDVAQQRNCEDMIKMFQKKLVPSMGGRKRERKAAIEEDTSLSESDGPRQPDGDEEESTALSINEEMQRMLNQLREYDFEDDCDSLTWEETEETLLLWEDFSGYAMAAAEAQGEQEDSLEKVIKDTESLFKTREKEYQETIDQIELELATAKNDMNRHLHEYMEMCSMKRGLDVQMETCRRLITQSGDRKSPAFTAVPLSDPPPPPPSETDDSDRDVSSDSSMR, encoded by the exons ATGAATCCGTTATTCGGCCCCAACCTCTTCCTCCtacagcaggagcagcagggcctGGCCGGGCCGCTGGGGGACCCCCTGGGAGGCGACCACTTCGCCGGGGGAGGGGACGTGCCCCCGGCGCCGCTCGCCCCGGCCGGCCCGGCCCCCTACTCGCCGCCCGGGCCGGGCCCGGCGCCCCCCGCCGCCATGGCGCTCCGCAACGACCTGGGCTCCAACATCAACGTGCTCAAGACGCTGAACCTCCGGTTTCGCTGCTTCCTGGCCAAGGTGCACGAGCTGGAGCGCCGCAACCGGCTGCTGGAGAAGCAGCTGCAGCAGGCGCTGGAGGAGGGTAAGCAGGGCCGGCGGGGCCTGGCTCGCCGCGACCAGGCCGTCCAGACCGGCTTCGTCAGCCCCATCCGGCCCCTGGGGCTGCCTCTGGGCGCCCGGCCGGCTGCCGTCTGCTCCCCGTCGGCGCGGGTGCTGGGCTCGCCCGCGCGCTCGCCGGCCGGCCCCCTCGCGCCCTCCGCCGCCGGCCACTCGTCGCCCTCCACTTCCACCTCCACCGCCTACTCCTCGTCGGCCCGCTTCATGCCCGGCACCATCTGGTCCTTCTCTCACGCCCGCCGGCTCGGGCCGGGACTGGAGCCCACCTTGGTGCAAGGGCCTGGCTTGTCGTGGGTGCACCCCGACGGGGTGGGCGTCCAGATCGACACCATCACCCCTGAGATCCGCGCGCTCTACAACGTGTTGGCCAAAGTGAAGCGCGAGCGGGACGAGTACAAGCGGAG GTGGGAAGAAGAGTACACTGTGCGGATACAGCTGCAGGAGCGAGTGAACGAGCTCCAAGAG GAAGCCCAAGAGGCTGATGCCTGCCAAGAGGAGCTGGCGATGAAGGTGGAGCAACTGAAAGCTGAGCTGGTGGTCTTCAAGGGGCTCATGAGCAAC AACCTGTCAGAGCTGGACACAAAGATCCAGGAGAAGGCCATGAAAGTCGATATGGATATCTGCCGCCGCATCGACATCACCGCCAAGCTGTGTGACGTGGCGCAGCAGCGCAACTGCGAGGACATGATCAAGATGTTCCAG AAGAAGCTG GTCCCATCCATGGGGGGGCGGAAGCGGGAGCGCAAGGCTGCCATCGAGGAGGACACCTCCCTGTCGGAGAGTGACGGGCCCCGCCAGCCCGATGGGGATGAGGAGGAGAGCACAGCCCTCAGCATCAACGAGGAGATGCAGCGCATGCTCAACCAGCT GAGGGAGTATGATTTTGAGGACGACTGTGACAGCCTGACTTGGGAGGAGACTGAGGAGACCCTGCTGCTGTGGGAGGATTTCTCAGGCTATGCCATGGcagctgcagaggcccagggagag CAGGAAGACAGTTTGGAGAAGGTGATTAAAGATACCGAGTCCCTCTTCAAAACCCGGGAGAAAGAGTATCAGGAAACCATTGACCAGATAGAG CTGGAGCTGGCCACGGCCAAGAATGACATGAACCGGCACCTGCACGAGTACATGGAGATGTGCAGCATGAAGCGAGGCCTGGACGTGCAGATGGAGACTTGCCGCCGGCTCATCACCCAGTCTGGAGACCG aaagtcTCCTGCTTTCACTGCGGTCCCGCTTAGCGacccgccgccgccaccgccaaGCGAGACTGATGACTCCGATCGCGATGTCTCATCTGATAGCTCCATGAGATAG
- the IFFO1 gene encoding non-homologous end joining factor IFFO1 isoform X5: protein MNPLFGPNLFLLQQEQQGLAGPLGDPLGGDHFAGGGDVPPAPLAPAGPAPYSPPGPGPAPPAAMALRNDLGSNINVLKTLNLRFRCFLAKVHELERRNRLLEKQLQQALEEGKQGRRGLARRDQAVQTGFVSPIRPLGLPLGARPAAVCSPSARVLGSPARSPAGPLAPSAAGHSSPSTSTSTAYSSSARFMPGTIWSFSHARRLGPGLEPTLVQGPGLSWVHPDGVGVQIDTITPEIRALYNVLAKVKRERDEYKRRWEEEYTVRIQLQERVNELQEEAQEADACQEELAMKVEQLKAELVVFKGLMSNNLSELDTKIQEKAMKVDMDICRRIDITAKLCDVAQQRNCEDMIKMFQKKLVPSMGGRKRERKAAIEEDTSLSESDGPRQPDGDEEESTALSINEEMQRMLNQLREYDFEDDCDSLTWEETEETLLLWEDFSGYAMAAAEAQGEQQEDSLEKVIKDTESLFKTREKEYQETIDQIELELATAKNDMNRHLHEYMEMCSMKRGLDVQMETCRRLITQSGDRKSPAFTAVPLSDPPPPPPSETDDSDRDVSSDSSMR, encoded by the exons ATGAATCCGTTATTCGGCCCCAACCTCTTCCTCCtacagcaggagcagcagggcctGGCCGGGCCGCTGGGGGACCCCCTGGGAGGCGACCACTTCGCCGGGGGAGGGGACGTGCCCCCGGCGCCGCTCGCCCCGGCCGGCCCGGCCCCCTACTCGCCGCCCGGGCCGGGCCCGGCGCCCCCCGCCGCCATGGCGCTCCGCAACGACCTGGGCTCCAACATCAACGTGCTCAAGACGCTGAACCTCCGGTTTCGCTGCTTCCTGGCCAAGGTGCACGAGCTGGAGCGCCGCAACCGGCTGCTGGAGAAGCAGCTGCAGCAGGCGCTGGAGGAGGGTAAGCAGGGCCGGCGGGGCCTGGCTCGCCGCGACCAGGCCGTCCAGACCGGCTTCGTCAGCCCCATCCGGCCCCTGGGGCTGCCTCTGGGCGCCCGGCCGGCTGCCGTCTGCTCCCCGTCGGCGCGGGTGCTGGGCTCGCCCGCGCGCTCGCCGGCCGGCCCCCTCGCGCCCTCCGCCGCCGGCCACTCGTCGCCCTCCACTTCCACCTCCACCGCCTACTCCTCGTCGGCCCGCTTCATGCCCGGCACCATCTGGTCCTTCTCTCACGCCCGCCGGCTCGGGCCGGGACTGGAGCCCACCTTGGTGCAAGGGCCTGGCTTGTCGTGGGTGCACCCCGACGGGGTGGGCGTCCAGATCGACACCATCACCCCTGAGATCCGCGCGCTCTACAACGTGTTGGCCAAAGTGAAGCGCGAGCGGGACGAGTACAAGCGGAG GTGGGAAGAAGAGTACACTGTGCGGATACAGCTGCAGGAGCGAGTGAACGAGCTCCAAGAG GAAGCCCAAGAGGCTGATGCCTGCCAAGAGGAGCTGGCGATGAAGGTGGAGCAACTGAAAGCTGAGCTGGTGGTCTTCAAGGGGCTCATGAGCAAC AACCTGTCAGAGCTGGACACAAAGATCCAGGAGAAGGCCATGAAAGTCGATATGGATATCTGCCGCCGCATCGACATCACCGCCAAGCTGTGTGACGTGGCGCAGCAGCGCAACTGCGAGGACATGATCAAGATGTTCCAG AAGAAGCTG GTCCCATCCATGGGGGGGCGGAAGCGGGAGCGCAAGGCTGCCATCGAGGAGGACACCTCCCTGTCGGAGAGTGACGGGCCCCGCCAGCCCGATGGGGATGAGGAGGAGAGCACAGCCCTCAGCATCAACGAGGAGATGCAGCGCATGCTCAACCAGCT GAGGGAGTATGATTTTGAGGACGACTGTGACAGCCTGACTTGGGAGGAGACTGAGGAGACCCTGCTGCTGTGGGAGGATTTCTCAGGCTATGCCATGGcagctgcagaggcccagggagag CAGCAGGAAGACAGTTTGGAGAAGGTGATTAAAGATACCGAGTCCCTCTTCAAAACCCGGGAGAAAGAGTATCAGGAAACCATTGACCAGATAGAG CTGGAGCTGGCCACGGCCAAGAATGACATGAACCGGCACCTGCACGAGTACATGGAGATGTGCAGCATGAAGCGAGGCCTGGACGTGCAGATGGAGACTTGCCGCCGGCTCATCACCCAGTCTGGAGACCG aaagtcTCCTGCTTTCACTGCGGTCCCGCTTAGCGacccgccgccgccaccgccaaGCGAGACTGATGACTCCGATCGCGATGTCTCATCTGATAGCTCCATGAGATAG
- the IFFO1 gene encoding non-homologous end joining factor IFFO1 isoform X8 has translation MNPLFGPNLFLLQQEQQGLAGPLGDPLGGDHFAGGGDVPPAPLAPAGPAPYSPPGPGPAPPAAMALRNDLGSNINVLKTLNLRFRCFLAKVHELERRNRLLEKQLQQALEEGKQGRRGLARRDQAVQTGFVSPIRPLGLPLGARPAAVCSPSARVLGSPARSPAGPLAPSAAGHSSPSTSTSTAYSSSARFMPGTIWSFSHARRLGPGLEPTLVQGPGLSWVHPDGVGVQIDTITPEIRALYNVLAKVKRERDEYKRRWEEEYTVRIQLQERVNELQEEAQEADACQEELAMKVEQLKAELVVFKGLMSNNLSELDTKIQEKAMKVDMDICRRIDITAKLCDVAQQRNCEDMIKMFQKLVPSMGGRKRERKAAIEEDTSLSESDGPRQPDGDEEESTALSINEEMQRMLNQLREYDFEDDCDSLTWEETEETLLLWEDFSGYAMAAAEAQGEQEDSLEKVIKDTESLFKTREKEYQETIDQIELELATAKNDMNRHLHEYMEMCSMKRGLDVQMETCRRLITQSGDRKSPAFTAVPLSDPPPPPPSETDDSDRDVSSDSSMR, from the exons ATGAATCCGTTATTCGGCCCCAACCTCTTCCTCCtacagcaggagcagcagggcctGGCCGGGCCGCTGGGGGACCCCCTGGGAGGCGACCACTTCGCCGGGGGAGGGGACGTGCCCCCGGCGCCGCTCGCCCCGGCCGGCCCGGCCCCCTACTCGCCGCCCGGGCCGGGCCCGGCGCCCCCCGCCGCCATGGCGCTCCGCAACGACCTGGGCTCCAACATCAACGTGCTCAAGACGCTGAACCTCCGGTTTCGCTGCTTCCTGGCCAAGGTGCACGAGCTGGAGCGCCGCAACCGGCTGCTGGAGAAGCAGCTGCAGCAGGCGCTGGAGGAGGGTAAGCAGGGCCGGCGGGGCCTGGCTCGCCGCGACCAGGCCGTCCAGACCGGCTTCGTCAGCCCCATCCGGCCCCTGGGGCTGCCTCTGGGCGCCCGGCCGGCTGCCGTCTGCTCCCCGTCGGCGCGGGTGCTGGGCTCGCCCGCGCGCTCGCCGGCCGGCCCCCTCGCGCCCTCCGCCGCCGGCCACTCGTCGCCCTCCACTTCCACCTCCACCGCCTACTCCTCGTCGGCCCGCTTCATGCCCGGCACCATCTGGTCCTTCTCTCACGCCCGCCGGCTCGGGCCGGGACTGGAGCCCACCTTGGTGCAAGGGCCTGGCTTGTCGTGGGTGCACCCCGACGGGGTGGGCGTCCAGATCGACACCATCACCCCTGAGATCCGCGCGCTCTACAACGTGTTGGCCAAAGTGAAGCGCGAGCGGGACGAGTACAAGCGGAG GTGGGAAGAAGAGTACACTGTGCGGATACAGCTGCAGGAGCGAGTGAACGAGCTCCAAGAG GAAGCCCAAGAGGCTGATGCCTGCCAAGAGGAGCTGGCGATGAAGGTGGAGCAACTGAAAGCTGAGCTGGTGGTCTTCAAGGGGCTCATGAGCAAC AACCTGTCAGAGCTGGACACAAAGATCCAGGAGAAGGCCATGAAAGTCGATATGGATATCTGCCGCCGCATCGACATCACCGCCAAGCTGTGTGACGTGGCGCAGCAGCGCAACTGCGAGGACATGATCAAGATGTTCCAG AAGCTG GTCCCATCCATGGGGGGGCGGAAGCGGGAGCGCAAGGCTGCCATCGAGGAGGACACCTCCCTGTCGGAGAGTGACGGGCCCCGCCAGCCCGATGGGGATGAGGAGGAGAGCACAGCCCTCAGCATCAACGAGGAGATGCAGCGCATGCTCAACCAGCT GAGGGAGTATGATTTTGAGGACGACTGTGACAGCCTGACTTGGGAGGAGACTGAGGAGACCCTGCTGCTGTGGGAGGATTTCTCAGGCTATGCCATGGcagctgcagaggcccagggagag CAGGAAGACAGTTTGGAGAAGGTGATTAAAGATACCGAGTCCCTCTTCAAAACCCGGGAGAAAGAGTATCAGGAAACCATTGACCAGATAGAG CTGGAGCTGGCCACGGCCAAGAATGACATGAACCGGCACCTGCACGAGTACATGGAGATGTGCAGCATGAAGCGAGGCCTGGACGTGCAGATGGAGACTTGCCGCCGGCTCATCACCCAGTCTGGAGACCG aaagtcTCCTGCTTTCACTGCGGTCCCGCTTAGCGacccgccgccgccaccgccaaGCGAGACTGATGACTCCGATCGCGATGTCTCATCTGATAGCTCCATGAGATAG